A window of Trueperaceae bacterium contains these coding sequences:
- a CDS encoding universal stress protein, producing MAELRDLPTAIQDFWRARRRANMREALSFLRPEPRLLSYEEVRKKLRAVEAGGARLEEVPLDAIVGSLGRYNDFTRGFLPRQDSDKERWARVLAAMTSMEGVPPIEVYRVGDAYFVKDGNHRVSVARQLGSKYIQAYVTPVRSRVKLTPDVEPDDLIIKAEEAEFLLETQIDELRPEADLTVTAPGSYADLREHISVHRYYMGIDRGREISYPEAVAHWYDTVYLPVVESIRKHGLLRGFPGRTETDLYLWLSEHRAALEKELGWALPTEALVQGVAEEVGSETEATQERRERALRVALGEEHGFERICADVLVALPSLDRGVAALEQALIVARREGSRLYGLHVTETRRGSGVGDRRTGERGGRERRAEDRGFEARSDGKSEVEILRTTFEERCCRANVPSQFAVAVGHPHERLLERSTWVDLVVAPLKADADGIATLSPGFRSFLRRCPRPVLTVNGPAVGVERVLLAYDGGPRANEALFVAAYVCAKWGIPLVVMTVNEFSQVSASPLEMARSYLDAHGIDATYIGTRGRVATAIVETAREEGCDTVMMGSYKFSRWLESMLGGVLEEVLRQFRGAVLVA from the coding sequence ATGGCGGAATTGCGGGATCTGCCGACTGCCATCCAGGACTTCTGGCGCGCGCGCCGCAGGGCGAACATGCGCGAGGCCCTCTCCTTCCTCCGACCCGAACCGCGACTGCTCTCCTACGAAGAGGTGCGCAAGAAATTGCGGGCCGTCGAGGCGGGCGGCGCCCGGCTCGAGGAGGTTCCCCTCGACGCGATCGTGGGAAGCCTCGGCCGCTACAACGACTTCACCCGCGGGTTCCTGCCTCGGCAGGACAGCGACAAGGAGCGCTGGGCGCGGGTGCTGGCTGCGATGACCAGCATGGAGGGGGTTCCCCCTATCGAGGTCTACCGGGTGGGCGACGCCTACTTCGTGAAGGATGGGAACCACCGGGTGTCGGTGGCGCGGCAGCTGGGCAGCAAGTACATCCAGGCCTACGTGACGCCGGTCCGCTCGCGGGTCAAACTCACCCCCGACGTAGAGCCCGACGATCTGATCATCAAGGCCGAGGAGGCCGAGTTCCTGCTCGAGACCCAGATCGACGAGCTCCGTCCCGAGGCCGATCTGACCGTCACCGCCCCCGGCAGCTACGCCGACCTGCGTGAACACATCTCGGTGCACCGCTACTACATGGGGATCGATCGCGGCCGCGAGATCTCCTACCCGGAGGCCGTGGCCCACTGGTACGACACCGTCTACCTGCCGGTCGTCGAGAGCATCCGCAAGCACGGTCTGCTGCGGGGATTCCCGGGCCGCACCGAGACCGACCTCTACCTCTGGCTCTCGGAACACAGGGCGGCGCTCGAGAAGGAGCTCGGCTGGGCTCTGCCCACCGAGGCCTTAGTGCAGGGCGTGGCCGAGGAGGTGGGTTCCGAGACGGAGGCGACCCAGGAGCGGCGCGAGCGTGCCCTGCGGGTCGCGCTGGGGGAGGAGCACGGTTTCGAGCGGATCTGCGCCGACGTGCTGGTGGCGCTCCCCTCGCTCGACCGCGGAGTAGCCGCCCTCGAGCAGGCTCTCATCGTCGCCCGTCGGGAGGGCTCGAGGCTCTACGGGCTGCACGTCACCGAGACCCGCCGCGGCTCCGGCGTCGGCGACCGGCGCACGGGCGAACGGGGCGGCCGGGAGCGGCGTGCTGAGGACCGGGGCTTCGAGGCGAGGAGCGATGGGAAGAGCGAGGTCGAGATCCTGCGGACGACGTTCGAGGAGCGGTGCTGCAGAGCGAACGTGCCCTCACAGTTCGCCGTCGCCGTCGGTCACCCCCACGAGCGGCTGCTGGAGCGCTCGACCTGGGTCGACCTCGTGGTTGCGCCGCTGAAGGCCGACGCCGACGGCATCGCCACCCTCTCGCCCGGCTTCCGCTCCTTCCTGCGGCGCTGTCCGCGGCCGGTGCTCACCGTGAACGGGCCGGCGGTAGGCGTGGAGCGGGTTCTGCTCGCCTACGACGGCGGTCCCCGGGCCAACGAGGCCCTCTTCGTAGCTGCCTACGTCTGTGCCAAGTGGGGGATCCCGTTGGTGGTGATGACGGTGAACGAGTTCTCCCAGGTGAGCGCGTCGCCGCTCGAGATGGCGCGCTCCTACCTCGACGCCCACGGCATCGATGCAACCTACATCGGCACTCGTGGGAGGGTAGCCACGGCGATAGTCGAGACGGCTCGTGAGGAAGGGTGCGATACCGTCATGATGGGCTCGTACAAGTTCAGCCGCTGGCTCGAGTCGATGCTCGGCGGCGTACTGGAGGAGGTGCTCAGGCAGTTCCGGGGCGCGGTGCTGGTGGCGTAG